From one Pecten maximus chromosome 8, xPecMax1.1, whole genome shotgun sequence genomic stretch:
- the LOC117333618 gene encoding uncharacterized protein LOC117333618 has translation MSKSAKRERQKMSSEGVEEDSRLAKRLCYLLRYGAMKEGLDVYEGGYVDIDQLVSLNLMRHNTKEEVLEEVDTSLSNRGAKRFERKEENAKTLVRACFCVNFEVNPFHSGTSVTTLLSTCLEYVSDNLELFDLEDFPDEYLINNMIHRLKKKKKLNSTAFRQLLVPTLQHLNLDNIYLTEGTLRNVCKSCPHLRILSLKDCGYLMTDNLMEQLVKKLPHLESLNLCACKHLTDRSMNALCRSSKNLKELNLSWIKTISESAIINLVQNCPKLEHLDIYDHIVTAGGTETLTQMARDRNIKIVLKGLTDSKVAPENPCAKLPFFGKTCH, from the exons atgtCGAAGTCAGCAAAAAGAGAGAGACAGAAGATGAGCTCGGAAGGAGTAGAGGAGGACTCGCGTTTGGCTAAACGACTATGTTATCTTCTACGTTATGGAGCTATGAAGGAGGGTCTAGACGTGTACGAAGGAG GATATGTAGATATTGACCAGTTGGTCAGTCTCAATCTGATGAGGCACAATACCAAGGAGGAGGTCCTGGAAGAAGTGGACACCTCGCTCTCCAACAGAGGGGCAAAGCGGTTTGAGCGCAAGGAGGAAAACGCCAAGACCCTAGTCAGAGCTTGTTTCTGTGTGAACTTCGAAGTG AACCCTTTCCACAGTGGTACCAGCGTGACAACATTACTGTCCACCTGTTTGGAATATGTGTCTGATAATCTGGAGTTGTTTGACCTGGAGGACTTTCCAGATGAGTATCTAATTAA TAACATGATTCACAgactgaagaaaaaaaagaagctTAACAGTACGGCATTTCGACAACTACTTGTTCCAACCCTACAACATCTTAACCTCGACAATATATACCTCACTGAAGGAACTTTACGAAATGTTTGTAAATCATGCCCGCATCTCCGTATCCTCAGCCTCAAGGATTGTGGGTACCTGATGACGGACAATCTGATGGAGCAGCTAGTCAAG AAACTCCCTCATTTGGAATCTCTAAACCTGTGTGCTTGCAAACATTTAACTGACCGATCCATGAATGCTTTATGCCGTTCATCCAAAAATTTAAAAGAGCTCAACCTCTCCTGGATAAAAACAATATCGGAAAGTGCCATTATAAACCTGGTACAGAATTGTCCGAAACTTGAACACTTGGATATTTACGATCACATAGTGACCGCGGGAGGAACAGAAACCCTGACACAGATGGCCAGGGATAGGAACATCAAAATTGTGTTGAAGGGATTAACGGATTCTAAAGTGGCACCAGAAAACCCTTGTGCAAAGCTTCCGTTTTTTGGTAAAACATGCCACTAG